One window of Bacillus sp. THAF10 genomic DNA carries:
- a CDS encoding lytic transglycosylase domain-containing protein — translation MNVEHLRSMMQLQALQGMSSKSNTSTPNSQQHFADILESLLANSGDKQQATSFSSMPPSMPFVHPLNTAELLNKVNSFSLDHTPAPVPITHNPLTNGSDFEEIIQEAASRFGVDPKLIKSIIRQESSFNPNALSHAGAAGLMQLMPGTAKGLGVKNSFDPYQNIMGGTKYIKQMLDKYDGNVKLALAAYNAGPGNVDKYNGIPPFKETMNYVRKVTESFHT, via the coding sequence GTGAATGTGGAACATTTGCGGTCGATGATGCAACTCCAGGCATTGCAAGGAATGTCATCCAAAAGTAATACCAGTACACCAAACTCCCAACAGCATTTTGCTGACATATTGGAGAGCTTATTAGCAAATAGCGGTGACAAGCAACAAGCTACGTCGTTTTCGTCCATGCCTCCTAGCATGCCATTTGTACATCCCTTGAACACAGCAGAGCTATTGAACAAAGTAAATTCTTTCAGCTTGGATCATACTCCTGCTCCTGTTCCTATCACTCATAATCCTCTTACGAATGGATCTGATTTTGAAGAGATCATTCAAGAAGCTGCAAGCCGTTTTGGAGTTGATCCAAAACTGATCAAATCCATCATTAGGCAGGAATCCAGTTTCAATCCAAATGCTCTCAGTCATGCAGGTGCGGCAGGGTTGATGCAATTAATGCCTGGTACCGCTAAAGGGCTCGGTGTTAAAAACTCCTTTGATCCCTATCAAAACATTATGGGCGGCACTAAGTATATCAAGCAGATGCTTGATAAATATGATGGAAACGTAAAACTAGCTCTCGCCGCTTATAATGCAGGTCCAGGTAATGTAGATAAATATAACGGCATTCCACCATTTAAAGAAACGATGAATTATGTTCGGAAAGTGACGGAAAGCTTTCACACCTAA